From the Conger conger chromosome 13, fConCon1.1, whole genome shotgun sequence genome, the window gtacaattgatgcttctcattcacccattcatacacacactcacaccgacggcaattggctgccatgcaaggcaccgaccagcatttgggggttacgcgtcttgctcagggacacttcgacacagcccgggcgggggatcgaaccggcaaccctccgactgccagacgactgctcttaccgcctgagccatgtcgccccatgatATGGATGGGAGGTACACGTGCTGATATGGTTGGGGTTTACGCATGCTGATACGGATGGGAGGTACATGTGCTGATATGGTCGGGGTTTACACATGCTGATACGGATGGGAGGTACATGTGCTGATATGGTTGGGGTTTACACATGCTGATACGGATGGGAGGTACATGTGCTGATATGGTTTGGGTTTACACATGCTGATACGGATGGGAGGTACACGTGCTGATATGGTTGGGGTTTACACATGCTGATACGGATGGGAGGTACACGTGCTGATATGGTCGGGGTTTACACATGCTGATACAGATGGGAGGTACACGTGCTGATATGGTCGGGGTTTACACATGCTGATACAGATGGGAGGTACATGTGCTgtataatgcgtgtgtgtgtgtgtgcactcacagCAGATGAAGTTCCACAGGTACAGGCCCAGGGGGCCGTGCAGGGTCTCGTAGGGACTGCCGAAGGCGTTGAACAGGAAGAAGGCCGAGGCCACGGAGGAGAAGACGATGAGCACGGAGCAGAAGAGGATCACGCTGATGTGGAGGCTTGCCGGGATCACGTCCAGCAGGTGGGGGAAAACTGgcacccaaaaacacacaccaaaacatcTCCACCATCAGCAGCTGCTTTCACTGGTCTGATCATTGCAGCTTAAAGATGAATGTGCTTAAGGCATGGCTGTTCTCTTCCAGGCTGGAAACAGAGTTTACACCACTCCAGAGGTTAGGGTTGTTGTTATAAAAGCCATATTTGAAAAAGGAACTATTTGCTCACCTGCTGATTTTTTATTATGAATGCTTTATAGAAATTGGCATCAATATAACAAATATCTTTATGTTTTTGTAATATATCACAAAACGTATTTATCATACAATTTTGACTGTTTTGGTCTAATGACCTTCTTTCTAGTCTGTGACTGAAGGTGGCTGCTCCCGCTGATGGCCAACATACCCCGGAAACCAATGCTATTTGTGATCAGTCAGTCTGGAAGTAAAAGAGATCACAATAATGGTCATGCAGCGAATCGCTCAGTGTAAACATTATTCTGCTGGAGTACATTTTACAGGCTACCTTTTATCCAGCAGGGACATAATATTAATTATGTTAGAGCTGAATCACCGCTGATGCTTTTACTGTGTACATCTGTATATTATTTGTACCTAATCACTGCCTATACACATCCCAATGGGATTATGCGTCTTCAATTCTCCCGAAGTCAACAATGTGTGCATTGGTAAATAGATTTATTGACCGAAACTTTCCATTaatcttaaaacaaaaaagatgaaGCAATAAATGTATGGCCAAGGAGCAATAATTAAGCAAAACATGTAGGTACAGTATTTGTCAGTTTTATGACAAATACCTTTTAGATACTTTAGATACCTAAAGTTTAGATACCTTTAGATAATTTCAATATTAACGATATGTATAGCAGGTACTTTTGGTGTCGACCTGAATTTAACCTCAACATtttcacagttttgtttttaaagggaaGGCTTAGTTTTGTTAGTTTGTAAAAACGTTAAAGTCAGCAATCAAATTTCCTTATTGGTCTGATTTACATACGTGTCACAGTGGTTAGGAAAAAAGACTGACCCAGTTACGCAGCTCATAGACGCTTTCGCGATGACTGAAACGTTTCTACATGTTGATGATTAACAAGCAACTTCGCATTGAGCTGAAGCTCACTCTTCTTCTGTCCAAAGAAAGCATCTTTATCGGGTGATGATTTACATGTGTGGCGAAGCCAATCAGGCCACTAATGGAAACAGCCCATTCTTGGTCAGCTGCAAGTCAAGCTGAAATAATGTTCCGGTTTTGACAAAATTCCAAAAGCTCATTAACGGAATATTACACAAAGGATGATTGTCTGCTATTGAGTGGTTAGAAATTGAGACATTGTGTCGGTGGTCAGTGCGCAGTGGCTATAGTAGACTATTGTATGGTAACCCACACAGCACTTCATGGCTATTGGAATCAGTCAGTTACCAAACTCATAGTTAATTTAACTGATTAAATTTTCCTCTGTGGTAGGCTACTCTTTCAAATACCTTCACCTCATTCATTCTATAGGCTATGTGACTTAATATAGGCATGTTAGACAGTGCGAAAAATGTGTCGAGGCACTCAATCCATGTTTGAATCAAGGGTAAGACAGATCATAAAAGCGATCTACAAAGTCTAGAGACAGTAAAACTCAACCGTATCCATGCACGCCTTTAGCCATTAATTACACAACAATATATTGACCTTATTTTAAACTGTGGACTAGCTGATATTGTCTGCGGTTTTATTTGAAAGGAAGGTAATATAATTGCAGGTTCCAGATATAattgaaatatgaataataactCAGCCGGCTAAACCATAGGCTATATTTCCCCTCTGTTGAATAATTCATTATCTGAGTGAATGCTTGTTGAATTGTAATTGgctttgaataataaatgccCTGAAAAGACAACACGATTTCGCGGCGAACTGTTTCGCAGTAGTCTTTAAATATACAGTTTTCTTTACTAGATTCATGAGTTACACGGGTGCGCGTTACTTACAGGAGAACCGGAAGGGTCTCCCACCAAGCCCACATTGCTTCACTCGCTGTCCATGGAAAAGACCGTAGTTTATCTTCCCAACGAATTTGTCCAGTTCAGGTCCAGTGGCGTTGACCAGCTGAGCACCAGTTTTGCACAGAACGGTTCCCTTCACCCAAAATTGTGTTCCCATCGCAGCCGCGACAACCAGGACACAAGCAAAACTCAAAATGccagcaaaacaaaatattattttcttttggcgACTCGGCATGTTGGTTTATCTGGTGTTCAAGCAAAACCGGCAATTGGTAAAGGTCTCATTAATAGTCCTTGTGTTGAAGCATCTCGCTAACTTTGCCTCCTGATGATCACAACAGTCCTATGAGTAGACAAACTGGTCTTCTCACATATTGAGAAACAATTCCTTAGCAAATGCATTCCATGCATGGAATAATAGTTCTCGCGAATTAGTTAAAGGTACGTAACGCCTTGGTGGTGTTCTAAAATGTCCTCTCTGTATAAAATTACACGGGTCGTTTTCGCTGCGCTCCGTCTCTAAGTAACCAAAGGTTTATATTTCTGTGAGCTCTCCGGAGAACGTGATCAGAGCAGCCTCAGTGACCTTCAGTCTGATTGGACATATAGGAGAGAGTTGCCTTTAATAGTAATTGGTTAATGGGACGTTGTTGATCTTTCAGAGACATTGTAAATGCCCcctttatttcaaaatacagGCTACTCTGACTGTGAGTATAAGCAATAAGCCTATAGAACGAACAACTTGTTCAAGACATTTCAGCACCATAGTACTGAACAGCGTGCGGCAGAGCTTTGACCTCGTTATATTTAAAACAGGCACGCAAGGACACATATACACGCgcgcccacacacgcacgcaagcacgcgagcgcgcgcgcacacacacacacacacacacacacacacaattcacaattGTCAATTTGTTATCCAACAATTCAGATTTTCAACTTttattaaacagtatttttttaaataaatttttatacacttttatCCTCCCATTACAGGGTGCcgtaatatttgggacaaatggcttcggAGGGGtttttgattagtcaggtgtgttccatCACTTTCTTGGTGCAGGTACAGTACAAGAGAAGCTGTTGAAGCTGTTCTTCCAGCTCATGGTGGCCCAACACTATACTGAGAAACTTTATTTGGTTTCTCCTTaaattttttcacatttatcaCCTTTGTCTGCATATGTCCGATGCCTTATTCACTTGAATTATTTTCAAATCCTTGAGAACCATGACAGTGAAAAGAAGCTGAACTGTAGCTTTAGCTgtaactgcatgtgtgtgtgtgtgtgtatgtgtgtgtgtgtgtctactgtatgtgtgcgtgttacttaaaggtacaataggtaagatttttgtgtgcaaaaatgaccgttgtaaatcccttcctatcattgaaaaagtgaCTCACTCTCTGCCCATGTTTattagtccttaaatttgggtttcaaaatatacagttgagacaccgacactctgtaccaaaatgttgtgcagctgtacaataatccaAGCTCACTGGTTTAAAATggcttctaattgccacagcgtgttcacagaaaagggatgggataaacagtgttgtggtttgaggtagTTTGTTGCGTCAATTACTCTCTTTACTGTTTGTCACAAAAAATTAGTCAGAAAATTATCTTGTAACTTTAAAGATTTCTATTTCAACATTTGAGTCTTGAGTGTCTCTGTTGTGGCTAAAATTGTTCTCATGttccttttttacatttcaaagaaCACCAGCTAAATTTAGAGGAAATAGCCTTACAGCATTTGCATTTTCCACTCATACGTACTATAGTGACACAGTACAGGAGAATTAAGAATTGTGATGGTGAGGCTGTAGGCTCCTTCCTTGAAATCATTCCTTAGTATTGTCACAAATTCGATTGGCTAGAGTACTCCTTAGAAAATATGAATGtcattatgaaatattattttaatattacgTGTCTTATGTATGGATATATAGGTACGTATGTCAGAGGcatggttgtgcgtgtgtgtatgtgtgtatgtataatgtgtTCAACATTTCTATCACTTAGGTGGTAATGAGGAAAAAACATCTTTACTCTGAAAAGATCATTCAAATCTCCTCTCACATATACTCAGTAAATGACTGGTTTCCTAGTAATAACCAGCAGTTATAAGTCTTGAATAACCTTTCTGGGAAACAGACTGGTTATCTGTCTCACCTCTTTGCAACACtcacatgattttttttaatgtgggtttccagctctccctctctctctcttttttttttaatgaacacttTCCAGTTCTCCCACACCTCACGGTATGCCCTACAGGGTTATCTCCTGTTTGC encodes:
- the clrn1 gene encoding clarin-1, coding for MPSRQKKIIFCFAGILSFACVLVVAAAMGTQFWVKGTVLCKTGAQLVNATGPELDKFVGKINYGLFHGQRVKQCGLGGRPFRFSFFPHLLDVIPASLHISVILFCSVLIVFSSVASAFFLFNAFGSPYETLHGPLGLYLWNFICCFCSCLVMILFASEVNLHRLSEKIANYNEGSFVYKTYTQQFDRSFWMIFFTFLAHALNILLIRMAGIQFPFQEAKEADMNTGGSDLMY